In the Trichocoleus desertorum ATA4-8-CV12 genome, TCTTGAGCTAAGCGGCGGGCTACTTCAATTTCAAACCCTTGCAGTTGCTCCGCTGAGTCTTTAAATGCCAGCGGATATAGGTTTTCTTTGACAGCAACAATCAGGTAGCCCCGTTGCTGAATTGACTTCAGCGTTTCAGCGCTACCTGATTGACCTGCTAAACTCAGCCCAATTACCAAACAAAGACTAGAAACTTTGCTGAAAAACTTCAGCTGCTCAAACACATTTGATGCTGCCTTACCTAGTTTTGCACTTAGGCTGACTTTGCTTGACCCGCCAACTCTAGAACCTTGCCGAAACCAGCGGGATCTAGAACTGCCAGTTGTGCCAGCATTTTACGATTGAGCTGGATGTCAGCCTTCTTGAGATTGCCAATTAGCTGACTGTAGCTCATACCGTGCTGACGAGCAGCGGCGTTAATCCGGGCAATCCACAGGCGGCGGAAGTCTCTCTTCCGCTTCCGGCGATCGCGGTAGGCATTACGCAACGCCTTCATTACCTGTTGGTTAGCAGTACGGAAGAGAGTGGAGTGAGACCCCCGGAAACCTTTCGCTAGCTTTAGAATTTTTTTGCGGCGCTTTCGGGCTACATTACCGCGCTTTACTCGTGTCATTGATTTGTGATCCTAGTAACTTTTATAGATAAGGGAGCATCAACCGCACGTTTTCTTCGTCTCTTTCGTGTACAACCGCTACTTGGGATAGCTGGTTTCTACGCTTGGCACTTTTGTGCTCTAGCAAGTGGTTTTTAAAGGCTTTGCGGCGCAAGATTTTACCACTGCCGCTGGCTCTAAAACGCTTAGCAGCAGCTTTACGAGTCTTCAGTTTTGGCATGGACTGGCTTTAATTCGACACGGTCTACAATTTTATCGCCACTTAGGGACTGATAGCAAGGGGTAGGAGGAATTACTCAGCATGAACTACTCCGTGCTACTTCGTTGAGCCCGGAGTTTCTGTCGCTTCGCTTGGGCTAGTTGCTTCATGCTTCCGCAGGAAGTAGAGCTAGACCCATCGACGACTAAAGAGGTTCGTTCCAAACCCCTTGCCCAAATTTCG is a window encoding:
- the rpmI gene encoding 50S ribosomal protein L35 gives rise to the protein MPKLKTRKAAAKRFRASGSGKILRRKAFKNHLLEHKSAKRRNQLSQVAVVHERDEENVRLMLPYL
- the rplT gene encoding 50S ribosomal protein L20 is translated as MTRVKRGNVARKRRKKILKLAKGFRGSHSTLFRTANQQVMKALRNAYRDRRKRKRDFRRLWIARINAAARQHGMSYSQLIGNLKKADIQLNRKMLAQLAVLDPAGFGKVLELAGQAKSA